One Paraburkholderia agricolaris genomic region harbors:
- a CDS encoding (2Fe-2S)-binding protein gives MSTSFVLNGKNVTVDADPTTPLLWAIREDAGLHGTKFGCGMAQCGACTVHLEGEATRSCVLPIAAIAGKRITTIEGIESRPAKAIQAAWVKLQVPQCGYCQSGQIMSATALLEHNATPTDADIDAAMNGNICRCATYTRIRAAIHEAAATLKA, from the coding sequence TCAACGGCAAGAACGTTACGGTCGATGCCGATCCCACCACGCCGCTCCTTTGGGCAATCCGCGAGGACGCGGGCCTGCACGGCACCAAGTTCGGCTGCGGCATGGCGCAATGCGGCGCCTGCACGGTTCATCTGGAAGGCGAGGCCACCCGTTCGTGCGTGCTGCCGATCGCGGCGATTGCCGGCAAGCGCATCACGACCATCGAAGGCATCGAAAGCCGGCCCGCCAAAGCTATCCAGGCCGCCTGGGTCAAGCTGCAGGTGCCGCAGTGCGGGTACTGTCAGTCCGGACAGATCATGTCCGCGACAGCCTTGCTCGAACATAATGCCACGCCCACTGACGCCGACATCGACGCCGCGATGAACGGCAACATCTGCCGCTGTGCTACCTATACCCGCATCCGCGCGGCCATCCACGAAGCCGCTGCCACCCTGAAGGCCTGA